The proteins below are encoded in one region of Aestuariivirga litoralis:
- a CDS encoding ArsR/SmtB family transcription factor, whose product MEELQALNAFGALSQSTRLQMVRALVVAGTEGLAAGAIGEAVGASSSSASFHLANLEQAGLVKSRRVARSIIYTANYDSLSGLVEFLMRDCCQGKPEICGPAAVAAKACCVPVKAVKRAR is encoded by the coding sequence ATGGAAGAATTGCAAGCCCTAAACGCGTTTGGTGCGCTTTCGCAAAGCACGCGGCTTCAAATGGTGCGTGCGCTGGTGGTTGCGGGCACCGAAGGATTGGCTGCAGGGGCCATTGGTGAGGCGGTGGGTGCGTCTTCATCCAGCGCTTCATTCCACCTTGCCAATCTTGAACAGGCAGGCTTGGTGAAGTCGCGGCGGGTGGCGCGTTCGATCATCTATACCGCCAACTACGATAGTCTGTCAGGCCTTGTGGAGTTCCTGATGCGGGACTGCTGCCAAGGCAAGCCAGAGATTTGTGGCCCCGCTGCAGTTGCCGCGAAGGCCTGCTGTGTTCCGGTCAAGGCGGTCAAACGTGCTCGCTGA
- a CDS encoding DNA-3-methyladenine glycosylase I, translating into MSAVKHDDGIHRCHWCGTDPLYVHYHDTDWGVPEYDSRALFEKLILDGFQAGLSWITILRKRENFRKAFDGFKPEVIVNYQPAKLEALMQDAGIVRNRAKIEGTVKSAEAYLKMEDFSAYLWDHVGGKPVVLKPGQAIPTKNDVSEKISKDLVKRGFKFVGPTIVYAFMEACGFYNDHHPDCHRHKAVQKLVRK; encoded by the coding sequence ATGAGTGCGGTAAAGCATGATGACGGCATTCACCGCTGCCACTGGTGCGGCACCGATCCGCTCTATGTCCATTATCACGACACCGATTGGGGTGTTCCGGAATATGACAGCCGGGCGCTGTTTGAAAAGCTGATCCTCGATGGCTTTCAGGCGGGGCTGTCGTGGATCACGATTTTGCGCAAGCGCGAGAATTTTCGCAAAGCCTTTGATGGCTTCAAGCCGGAGGTGATCGTCAATTACCAGCCCGCAAAGCTGGAAGCGTTGATGCAGGATGCCGGGATTGTGCGCAACCGCGCCAAGATTGAGGGCACGGTGAAGTCGGCTGAGGCCTATCTGAAGATGGAGGATTTCTCGGCCTATCTCTGGGACCATGTGGGCGGCAAGCCCGTGGTGCTCAAGCCGGGGCAGGCCATTCCCACCAAGAACGATGTGTCGGAGAAAATCTCCAAGGACCTGGTCAAGCGTGGTTTCAAATTCGTCGGCCCGACGATTGTCTACGCCTTCATGGAAGCCTGTGGTTTCTATAATGACCACCATCCGGATTGCCACCGCCACAAGGCGGTGCAGAAGCTGGTGCGGAAGTGA
- a CDS encoding DUF6428 family protein translates to MNANASVLLPKPEIEKSLAEMLSTLAPHADKPLVIEYAGRRVQPGYHVTEVKAGSFATLDCGGNPDAWQETILQVEDIPAEDGQTFMNVGKFRSILAKVGTKISLDNASRLTFEISSPDTPMQIFDVESVTTDASSAVLHLKGRAAICKPRHRAERALPSSCCTSKPATGNANCCA, encoded by the coding sequence ATGAATGCCAACGCCAGTGTTTTGTTACCCAAGCCGGAAATTGAGAAGTCGCTGGCGGAAATGCTTTCCACCTTGGCCCCGCACGCGGACAAGCCGCTGGTTATTGAATATGCTGGCCGGCGGGTGCAACCCGGTTATCACGTTACCGAAGTGAAAGCCGGGTCATTTGCTACGCTTGACTGTGGTGGAAACCCCGACGCGTGGCAGGAAACCATCCTGCAGGTGGAAGACATCCCGGCAGAGGACGGCCAAACCTTCATGAATGTGGGAAAGTTTCGCTCCATCCTGGCAAAGGTGGGCACCAAGATCAGCCTTGACAACGCGAGCCGCTTGACGTTCGAGATCAGCAGCCCCGATACGCCGATGCAAATCTTCGATGTTGAGAGCGTGACAACCGATGCGTCCAGCGCCGTGTTGCATCTGAAAGGCCGGGCGGCCATTTGCAAGCCCCGGCACCGCGCCGAAAGAGCACTGCCCTCTTCTTGCTGCACATCGAAACCAGCGACCGGCAACGCCAATTGCTGTGCCTGA
- a CDS encoding cell wall hydrolase, translating to MPVSKSSRWIDYLPMAVAGLMLIVAFAFAGHLIGRDASAHNSDAEDIATLVSPSSPLSTKGSLLPEGESVASINMSTLRRQTVISDGKGDLVDAAADIVPSVSPPLPKSKPSNMKTLVAQAHAMMKIIPAAIDLQHENDDAQPAVKRLVSNPALPNPNKQFAVSGPDKQKVMAQRNIRMAEENCLARAVYFESRSESDMGQLAVAKVILNRVKNPDFPKTICGVVYQGSGSRNSCQFSFACDGLADDVKSPASWAHAKSIAQRAINNDPAIAMLGNATNYHADYVTPRWAHTMRKLIKIGHHIFYANEG from the coding sequence ATGCCGGTTTCAAAATCGAGCCGTTGGATTGATTATCTGCCCATGGCTGTGGCCGGGCTGATGTTGATTGTCGCCTTTGCTTTCGCTGGCCATTTGATTGGCCGCGATGCCTCCGCCCATAATTCTGATGCTGAAGACATTGCCACTCTTGTGTCGCCCAGCTCCCCCCTGTCCACCAAGGGCTCACTCCTGCCCGAAGGTGAAAGCGTTGCCTCGATCAACATGTCCACTTTGCGCCGCCAGACGGTCATTTCCGATGGCAAGGGCGATCTGGTCGATGCCGCCGCTGACATTGTACCTTCCGTTTCGCCGCCGCTGCCCAAGAGCAAGCCTTCCAACATGAAGACGCTGGTCGCCCAGGCCCATGCGATGATGAAGATCATTCCGGCGGCCATTGACCTGCAGCATGAAAATGATGACGCGCAGCCCGCCGTCAAGCGCCTGGTGTCAAACCCGGCTCTGCCCAACCCGAACAAGCAATTCGCCGTGTCAGGCCCTGACAAGCAGAAGGTCATGGCCCAGCGCAATATCCGCATGGCCGAGGAAAACTGCCTGGCCCGCGCCGTTTACTTTGAAAGCCGCTCCGAGAGCGACATGGGCCAGCTGGCCGTCGCCAAGGTCATCCTCAACCGCGTCAAGAACCCGGACTTCCCCAAGACGATCTGCGGTGTGGTCTATCAGGGCTCCGGCAGCCGCAATTCCTGCCAGTTCTCCTTCGCCTGTGACGGCCTGGCTGACGACGTGAAATCGCCCGCTTCCTGGGCCCACGCCAAGTCGATCGCCCAGCGCGCCATCAACAATGATCCGGCCATCGCCATGCTTGGCAATGCCACCAACTATCACGCTGATTACGTGACCCCCCGCTGGGCCCACACGATGCGAAAACTCATTAAAATTGGCCACCACATCTTCTACGCCAACGAAGGCTGA
- the serA gene encoding phosphoglycerate dehydrogenase yields MAPRVLISDKLSAAAVQIFKDRGVEVDYQPDLGKDKEALLAAIPNYDGLAIRSASKVTPKIIEAAKRLKVVGRAGIGVDNVDIPAATARGIVVMNTPFGNAITTAEHAISMMMALARQIPEANASTHAGKWEKNRFMGVELYNKTLGVVGCGNIGSIVADRALGLKMKVIAFDPFLSPERAVEIGVEKVELDEIFKRADFITLHTPLTDKTRNIIDAASLAKCKKGVRIINCARGGLVNEDALYDALISKHVAGAALDVFEVEPAEKHKLFNLENVVATPHLGASTGEAQENVALQVAEQMSDYLIKGAVTNALNMPSISAEEAPRLRPFVALAEKLGSFAGQLTDSTITGIVIEYAGDVGEMNTKALTSAALAGILQPQMGTINMVSAPVVAKERGIKVDEVKQTKRGAYETYIRITVKTDKYERAVAGTVFGDGKPRIIQIKGIELECNFGPHMLYVTNNDKPGFVGKVGTLLGNAGINMGTFHLGRLEQGGDAISIIETDGEVPANVMAEVQKVPNVVQVKQLKF; encoded by the coding sequence ATGGCCCCCCGCGTTTTGATTTCAGACAAACTGTCTGCCGCCGCCGTCCAGATTTTCAAGGACCGTGGCGTCGAAGTCGACTACCAGCCTGATTTGGGCAAGGACAAGGAAGCCCTCCTCGCCGCCATCCCGAACTATGATGGTTTGGCGATCCGCTCGGCCAGCAAGGTCACGCCCAAAATCATTGAAGCTGCCAAGCGCCTGAAAGTTGTCGGCCGCGCCGGCATCGGCGTGGACAATGTGGATATTCCCGCCGCCACCGCGCGCGGCATCGTGGTGATGAACACGCCCTTCGGCAATGCCATCACCACCGCTGAACATGCTATCTCGATGATGATGGCTTTGGCCCGCCAAATCCCGGAAGCCAATGCATCGACCCATGCTGGCAAGTGGGAGAAGAACCGCTTCATGGGTGTTGAGCTTTACAACAAGACGCTCGGTGTCGTCGGTTGCGGCAATATTGGTTCCATCGTGGCTGATCGTGCGCTGGGCCTCAAGATGAAGGTGATCGCTTTTGATCCCTTCCTCTCACCAGAACGCGCCGTGGAAATCGGCGTCGAAAAAGTCGAACTCGATGAAATCTTCAAGCGTGCCGATTTCATCACGCTGCATACGCCGCTCACCGACAAGACCCGTAACATCATTGACGCTGCATCACTCGCCAAATGCAAGAAAGGCGTGCGCATCATCAATTGCGCGCGCGGCGGTTTGGTGAATGAAGATGCGCTTTATGATGCGCTGATCTCCAAGCATGTTGCGGGCGCAGCGCTCGACGTGTTCGAGGTGGAACCTGCCGAAAAGCACAAGCTGTTCAATCTCGAAAACGTAGTCGCAACCCCGCATCTCGGCGCTTCCACCGGTGAAGCACAGGAAAATGTGGCGCTGCAGGTGGCCGAGCAAATGTCGGACTATCTGATCAAGGGTGCTGTCACCAACGCGCTCAACATGCCGTCCATCAGCGCCGAAGAAGCTCCGCGCCTGCGCCCCTTCGTGGCACTGGCTGAAAAGCTGGGCAGCTTCGCGGGTCAGCTCACAGATTCCACCATCACCGGCATCGTCATCGAATATGCCGGTGACGTGGGCGAGATGAACACCAAGGCGCTGACATCGGCAGCTCTGGCCGGCATCCTGCAGCCGCAGATGGGCACCATCAACATGGTGTCTGCTCCTGTGGTAGCGAAGGAACGCGGCATCAAGGTGGATGAAGTGAAGCAGACCAAGCGCGGCGCTTACGAAACTTATATCCGCATCACCGTGAAGACCGACAAGTATGAACGCGCCGTCGCCGGCACCGTGTTTGGTGATGGCAAGCCGCGCATCATCCAGATCAAGGGCATCGAGCTCGAATGCAATTTCGGCCCGCACATGCTCTATGTGACGAACAACGACAAGCCCGGCTTCGTCGGCAAGGTCGGCACGCTCTTGGGCAATGCCGGCATCAACATGGGCACCTTCCATCTCGGCCGCCTCGAACAGGGCGGCGACGCCATCTCGATCATCGAAACCGATGGCGAGGTTCCGGCGAATGTGATGGCCGAAGTGCAAAAGGTGCCGAACGTTGTGCAGGTCAAACAGCTGAAGTTCTGA
- a CDS encoding DUF2161 domain-containing phosphodiesterase — protein MKETDLYPPIKRFLESQGYTVKAEIKSCDVMALRGDDPPVIVELKTGLTLQLFYQAVDRLAVTDAVYIAVARPKRGVTLDALRLTKRLGLGLIVVAKSGSIEVLADPAPYTPRKNSARKSALLKEFSRRHGDPNLGGSAKTKLMTAYKQDALRCLAHLHTHGPTKISELKKQTNVDRSATILRNDYYGWFFKHDRGVYAVTEQGIAAVTQFQREITNLLPAPE, from the coding sequence ATGAAAGAGACTGACCTCTATCCGCCGATCAAGCGCTTCCTTGAATCGCAGGGCTACACGGTGAAAGCCGAGATCAAGTCCTGCGACGTGATGGCATTGCGCGGCGATGATCCGCCGGTGATTGTGGAGCTGAAAACCGGCCTCACGCTGCAGCTGTTCTATCAGGCGGTGGACCGCCTCGCGGTCACCGATGCGGTTTACATTGCCGTCGCCCGGCCCAAGCGCGGCGTCACGCTGGATGCATTGCGGCTCACCAAACGGCTGGGCCTCGGCCTGATCGTGGTGGCAAAATCCGGCAGCATCGAGGTGCTGGCTGACCCTGCGCCCTATACGCCGCGCAAGAACAGCGCGCGCAAGTCGGCGCTGCTGAAGGAATTCTCCCGCCGCCACGGCGACCCTAATCTCGGTGGCTCGGCCAAGACCAAATTGATGACGGCCTACAAGCAGGATGCGCTGCGCTGCCTCGCACATCTTCACACCCACGGCCCCACCAAGATCTCCGAGCTGAAAAAACAGACGAATGTGGATCGCAGCGCCACCATCCTGCGCAATGATTATTACGGCTGGTTCTTCAAGCACGACCGCGGCGTTTATGCTGTGACCGAACAGGGCATCGCAGCGGTAACGCAGTTCCAGCGTGAGATCACCAACCTGCTTCCCGCACCGGAATAA
- a CDS encoding aquaporin translates to MRQYRDLLAEFVGTTLLLATVIGSGIMGEQLAGGNTALALLGNTIATGAILYVLITVLGPISGAHFNPVVSFAVCATKRLPWPRFLPYVAAQVIGALVGVWLAHAMFDLPLLEISTKQRWGTGQWVAEATATFGLLLAIFGGIRFNAAAIPALVGFYITAAYWFTASTSFANPAVTMARALSNTFAGIAPDSVLPFIAAQAVGTACGLLVCSVLFFKEEKA, encoded by the coding sequence ATGAGGCAGTACCGGGACTTGTTGGCAGAGTTTGTCGGCACTACTCTCCTGCTTGCCACGGTGATCGGCTCAGGGATCATGGGTGAGCAACTTGCTGGCGGCAATACGGCTCTCGCGTTGCTTGGTAACACCATCGCGACAGGCGCTATTCTCTATGTTCTGATCACTGTGCTGGGTCCAATATCGGGGGCGCATTTCAATCCGGTTGTATCATTTGCCGTGTGCGCTACAAAACGGCTCCCATGGCCGCGCTTTCTCCCTTATGTCGCTGCTCAAGTGATCGGTGCGTTGGTTGGAGTCTGGCTGGCGCACGCCATGTTTGACCTGCCGCTGCTGGAGATTTCGACCAAGCAACGCTGGGGCACTGGACAGTGGGTTGCTGAAGCCACCGCGACCTTCGGATTGTTGCTTGCGATATTCGGCGGCATCCGCTTCAACGCTGCCGCCATTCCGGCGCTGGTTGGCTTCTACATCACGGCGGCATATTGGTTCACGGCATCTACTTCATTTGCCAATCCTGCTGTCACCATGGCGCGGGCGCTGTCCAATACCTTCGCAGGCATCGCGCCGGACTCAGTCCTGCCATTCATTGCGGCGCAGGCGGTCGGCACCGCGTGCGGGCTGCTGGTGTGCTCAGTACTTTTTTTCAAAGAAGAGAAGGCTTAG
- a CDS encoding GNAT family N-acetyltransferase: protein MLAEQLLIRRAVADDVPAITAIYAEHVLGGTASFDTVPRSEDATFARLEECDKRGWPFIVAAIHDAVAGYAYVTQFRDRPAYQYSCENSIYLRGDHRGQGIGKVLLNRLVSAAEDSGFRQMIAVSGGGEPASVALHLACGFEMAGRMKSVGRKAGRWLDTVYLQKALGPGDGTAPESELK, encoded by the coding sequence GTGCTCGCTGAGCAATTGCTTATCAGGCGCGCTGTTGCGGATGATGTTCCGGCCATCACGGCGATTTACGCCGAGCATGTGCTGGGGGGAACCGCTTCATTCGACACTGTTCCCCGCAGTGAAGATGCAACATTTGCGCGCTTGGAAGAATGCGACAAGCGTGGCTGGCCATTCATTGTTGCTGCAATCCACGACGCGGTAGCTGGATATGCCTATGTGACGCAATTCCGCGACCGTCCGGCATATCAATATTCGTGCGAAAACTCGATCTACTTGCGCGGTGACCACAGAGGGCAAGGCATCGGCAAAGTGCTGCTCAACCGGCTAGTGAGTGCCGCAGAGGATTCAGGATTCCGGCAGATGATAGCCGTTTCGGGTGGCGGTGAACCAGCATCCGTAGCGCTGCACTTGGCATGCGGCTTTGAAATGGCCGGCCGCATGAAGTCGGTGGGACGAAAGGCCGGGCGTTGGCTTGATACGGTCTATCTGCAGAAAGCTCTCGGTCCCGGAGATGGCACGGCACCGGAAAGTGAACTGAAATGA
- a CDS encoding arsenate reductase family protein — MSIVIHHNPECGTSRNVLSIIRATGIEPVIVEYLKTGWTEPQLLGLFAAAGLDPRTALRETKSPAKELGLLEAGVSHQKIMAEMLKHPVLVNRPIVCAPKGVKLCRPSEGVLDLLDRLPAGPLYKEDGSLLIDADGKRV, encoded by the coding sequence ATGAGCATTGTCATCCATCACAATCCTGAATGCGGAACGTCGCGCAATGTGCTCAGCATCATCCGGGCAACAGGCATTGAACCGGTGATCGTGGAATATTTGAAAACGGGATGGACAGAACCTCAGTTGCTTGGGCTCTTTGCTGCCGCTGGTCTTGATCCTCGCACTGCCCTGCGCGAGACCAAGTCTCCGGCCAAAGAACTTGGTTTGTTGGAAGCTGGGGTTTCGCATCAGAAGATCATGGCGGAGATGTTGAAGCATCCCGTGTTGGTGAACAGGCCCATCGTTTGCGCGCCAAAGGGCGTGAAGCTTTGCAGGCCGAGTGAAGGCGTGCTGGACTTACTAGACAGGCTTCCTGCGGGCCCACTTTACAAAGAAGATGGATCCTTGCTGATTGATGCGGATGGAAAAAGGGTCTGA
- a CDS encoding HD family hydrolase, whose amino-acid sequence MLSGRRLDLLDPSPLDIEIEDIAHGLARVARWNGQTKGDHAFSVAQHCLLVGAVFVHANKAATKAERRATLLHDAAEYVIGDMISPFKAVLGLDYKAFEKRLMAAIHIRFGLPPSDAALEAEIKKADQIAAYLEATQLADFALDEAEKFFGRPKGLNGDGFQQFLSLKPMPAVEAKAAYIKEFEALA is encoded by the coding sequence ATGCTTTCAGGGCGGCGGCTGGACCTGCTGGACCCTTCGCCGCTCGATATCGAGATTGAAGACATTGCCCATGGCCTGGCGCGCGTGGCGCGCTGGAACGGGCAGACCAAGGGCGATCATGCTTTCTCGGTGGCGCAGCATTGCCTGCTGGTGGGCGCGGTGTTTGTCCATGCCAACAAGGCGGCGACTAAAGCAGAGCGGCGCGCTACGCTTCTGCATGATGCGGCGGAATATGTAATCGGCGACATGATCTCGCCGTTCAAGGCGGTGCTGGGGCTGGATTACAAGGCGTTTGAGAAGCGGCTGATGGCGGCCATTCATATTCGCTTCGGCCTGCCGCCCAGCGATGCGGCTTTGGAAGCGGAGATCAAGAAGGCTGATCAGATTGCGGCCTATCTGGAGGCCACGCAATTGGCGGACTTTGCGCTGGATGAGGCGGAGAAATTCTTCGGCCGCCCCAAGGGGCTGAATGGCGATGGCTTCCAGCAGTTCCTGTCGCTGAAGCCGATGCCGGCGGTGGAGGCCAAGGCCGCCTATATCAAGGAATTCGAGGCGCTGGCATGA
- a CDS encoding tyrosine phosphatase family protein, producing MIIVCGLSKAQGQIDQHGARSVIGILGPETAHPVYSGVDEARHLRLSFNDINEPTEGMVHASEDDVHRLIRFIQEWDRKAPMVVHCWAGISRSTATAFTAMCLLRPDEDEMALAQDLREASPSATPNRLITAKVDQVLGRQGRMLRAVESIGRGADAYEGVPFAIKV from the coding sequence ATGATCATCGTGTGTGGGTTGAGCAAGGCGCAGGGGCAGATTGACCAGCATGGCGCACGCTCGGTGATCGGCATCCTGGGGCCGGAAACGGCGCACCCGGTTTACAGCGGCGTGGATGAGGCGCGGCATCTACGGCTGAGCTTCAATGACATCAATGAGCCCACCGAAGGCATGGTGCATGCCAGCGAAGATGATGTGCACCGGCTGATCCGTTTCATCCAGGAGTGGGACCGTAAGGCGCCGATGGTGGTTCATTGCTGGGCAGGGATCAGCCGCTCCACCGCTACGGCCTTTACCGCAATGTGCCTGCTGCGGCCGGATGAGGACGAGATGGCCTTGGCACAGGATCTGCGGGAAGCTTCGCCGTCAGCCACGCCCAATAGGCTGATCACCGCCAAGGTGGATCAGGTGCTGGGCCGGCAGGGCCGCATGCTGCGCGCGGTGGAAAGCATCGGGCGCGGGGCTGACGCGTATGAGGGTGTGCCCTTCGCTATCAAGGTGTAG
- the ppdK gene encoding pyruvate, phosphate dikinase, with protein sequence MSNKRASFITSFGQGSGPSPVLLAGHLGQRGAALCNLARLKLPVPPGFVLNTEACRNIASSDPATVENIKAMLAQGLESITTETGCTLGDKRNLLLLAVRPSAPISFPGATEAVLNVGLNDETVEGLGVSAGDHAFAYECYRRLMQNYAQAVLGDDPAVFDDLLNLYVEERGYVSAREIRGTDGPELASRFKAQIESNNDRAFPQDVEEQLWHAVAALARNWQSPRAKQKRKLHGLKEDAGLAIVVQAMVFGNQSDHSGTGHATSRPAQTGEREVGGDYLTNAQGSDLDARLRQVLAIAGPAPSLETEEPGAFAQLASALDVLEHELKDAVEVDFTVAQGALWLLDARPARRTTSANLRILTDLVAREQITKHDALMRIDPVALDQLLHSTIDPAAKRELVAQGIGASPGAASGIISFDANEARVLAGQGIAVILVRTETAPEDIKGLHMADGVLTTRGGMTSHAAVIARGMGKPCVTGASSLRIDMEAGQLKAAGVTLKRGDIITIDGSSGQVLKGQVAVTKPSLSGDFATILTWADETRRMKVRANAETAHDARLARDFGAEGIGLSRTEHMFFEGDRIIAMREMILADTEKERRIALAKILPVLRADFIELFAIMAGMPVTIRLLDPPLHEFLPREVEEIEAMARNLNLEVAGFKKRVLELREQNPMLGHRGVRLLLSYPEITDMQARAIFEAAAHVQATTGTGPIAEVMVPLVASRGELSAVRARIDAVARDVAKETGQKLEYLVGTMIELPRAALRAADIAEAAEFFSFGTNDLTQTTYGISRDDSARFIGEYTNRQIFPHDPFVSLDVEGVGELIAMAVERGRQGRPGLHLGICGEHGGNPDSISFFEAVGLDYVSCSPFRVPVARLAAAQAHLKLARKS encoded by the coding sequence ATGAGCAACAAGCGCGCCAGTTTTATTACCAGCTTCGGTCAGGGCTCCGGCCCCAGCCCGGTGCTGCTGGCTGGACATCTGGGCCAGCGCGGTGCCGCCCTGTGCAATCTCGCGCGGCTGAAACTGCCGGTGCCGCCGGGCTTCGTGCTGAACACCGAAGCCTGCCGCAATATTGCCAGCAGCGACCCGGCCACAGTTGAAAACATCAAGGCCATGCTGGCGCAGGGACTGGAATCGATCACCACCGAGACCGGCTGCACCCTGGGCGACAAACGCAATCTGCTGCTGCTCGCCGTGCGCCCCTCTGCCCCCATCTCGTTCCCCGGCGCCACCGAGGCGGTGCTGAATGTCGGCCTCAACGACGAAACCGTGGAAGGCCTCGGCGTCTCCGCTGGCGATCACGCTTTCGCCTATGAATGCTACCGCCGTCTGATGCAGAATTACGCGCAAGCCGTTTTGGGCGATGACCCGGCGGTGTTTGATGATTTGCTCAACCTCTATGTCGAGGAACGCGGCTATGTCTCAGCCCGCGAAATCCGCGGCACTGACGGGCCGGAACTGGCCAGCCGCTTCAAGGCGCAGATTGAATCCAACAATGACCGCGCGTTTCCACAGGATGTGGAGGAACAGCTCTGGCATGCCGTTGCCGCACTCGCCCGCAACTGGCAAAGCCCGCGCGCCAAACAGAAACGCAAGCTGCACGGCTTGAAGGAAGACGCTGGCCTCGCCATCGTGGTGCAGGCCATGGTGTTCGGCAACCAGTCGGACCATTCTGGCACCGGCCATGCCACCTCTCGCCCGGCCCAGACGGGTGAACGTGAAGTGGGCGGCGACTATCTCACCAATGCACAAGGCTCTGATCTTGATGCCAGGCTGCGCCAGGTGCTGGCCATCGCCGGCCCCGCGCCATCGCTGGAGACTGAAGAGCCCGGCGCCTTCGCACAGCTGGCTTCGGCGCTCGATGTGCTCGAACATGAATTGAAAGACGCGGTCGAAGTGGATTTCACCGTCGCCCAAGGCGCACTCTGGCTACTGGACGCAAGACCGGCACGCCGCACCACGTCAGCCAATCTGCGCATCCTCACAGATCTGGTCGCGCGGGAGCAGATCACCAAGCACGATGCCCTGATGCGCATTGACCCCGTGGCGCTAGACCAACTTCTGCATTCCACCATTGATCCCGCCGCCAAGCGGGAACTGGTGGCGCAAGGCATCGGCGCCTCGCCGGGTGCAGCGTCGGGCATCATTTCATTTGACGCCAATGAGGCACGCGTGCTGGCGGGCCAAGGCATCGCCGTCATCCTGGTGCGCACCGAAACGGCGCCAGAAGACATCAAGGGCCTTCACATGGCCGATGGCGTCTTGACCACCCGTGGCGGCATGACCAGCCACGCCGCTGTGATCGCGCGTGGCATGGGCAAGCCCTGCGTCACCGGCGCCTCCAGCCTGCGCATCGATATGGAAGCGGGCCAGCTGAAGGCTGCCGGCGTCACCCTCAAGCGCGGCGACATCATCACCATCGATGGTTCGTCGGGCCAGGTGCTGAAAGGCCAGGTGGCCGTCACCAAGCCCTCGCTGTCTGGTGATTTCGCCACCATCCTCACCTGGGCCGATGAAACCCGCCGCATGAAAGTGCGCGCCAATGCCGAAACGGCGCATGACGCCAGGCTGGCACGCGATTTTGGCGCCGAGGGCATCGGGCTTTCCCGCACCGAGCACATGTTCTTTGAAGGCGATAGAATTATCGCCATGCGCGAGATGATCCTCGCCGACACCGAAAAAGAGCGCCGCATTGCGCTGGCCAAGATCCTGCCGGTGCTGCGCGCCGACTTCATCGAGCTGTTCGCCATCATGGCCGGCATGCCCGTCACCATCCGCCTGCTCGACCCGCCGCTGCACGAATTCCTGCCGCGCGAAGTGGAAGAGATCGAGGCCATGGCGCGCAATCTCAATCTCGAGGTGGCCGGCTTCAAAAAGCGGGTGCTGGAACTGCGTGAGCAAAACCCCATGTTGGGCCATCGCGGCGTGCGCCTGCTCCTGTCCTATCCCGAAATCACCGACATGCAGGCAAGGGCCATTTTCGAGGCGGCAGCGCATGTACAGGCCACCACCGGCACCGGCCCCATCGCCGAGGTTATGGTTCCGCTAGTCGCCTCACGCGGCGAGCTTTCCGCCGTGCGCGCCCGCATTGATGCTGTGGCCCGCGATGTGGCCAAGGAAACCGGCCAGAAGCTGGAGTATCTGGTGGGCACCATGATCGAGCTGCCGCGCGCTGCGCTGCGGGCCGCTGATATCGCGGAAGCGGCCGAATTCTTCTCCTTCGGCACCAATGACCTGACGCAAACCACCTATGGCATCAGCCGCGACGACAGTGCGCGTTTCATAGGCGAATACACCAACCGCCAGATTTTTCCGCATGATCCATTCGTCTCGCTGGACGTCGAAGGCGTGGGCGAATTGATCGCCATGGCGGTGGAGCGCGGCCGCCAGGGCCGCCCCGGACTGCATCTCGGCATTTGCGGTGAACATGGCGGCAATCCGGACTCAATCAGCTTCTTTGAGGCGGTCGGCCTTGATTACGTCTCCTGCTCGCCTTTCCGCGTACCTGTAGCGAGGCTTGCGGCAGCCCAGGCGCACCTAAAATTGGCACGTAAATCATAG